A DNA window from Actinomadura coerulea contains the following coding sequences:
- the glmS gene encoding glutamine--fructose-6-phosphate transaminase (isomerizing) has product MCGIVGYVGGRSALDVVVDGLARLEYRGYDSAGVAVLADGKLATAKRAGKLVNLRGALEEEPPPAGTLGMGHTRWATHGAPNDRNAHPHVDCTGSVAVIHNGIIENFAELRAELEEAGHGLGSDTDTEAVAHLLEDELKSGGDLADAMRRVCGRLEGAFTLVATHTGSPGLVVGARRNSPLVVGVGDGENFLASDVAAFIEHTRDAIELGQDQIVELRAEGVTVTDFDGRPAEVKEYHVDWDVSAAEKGGYDYFMLKEIAEQPRAVADTLLGRIGADGRLHLDEMRIPDQELREVDKIIIVACGTSYHAGLIAKYAIEHWAGLPCEVELASEFRYRDPILSPTTLVIAISQSGETMDALMAVRHAREQKAKLLGICNVNGSTLPRECDGVLYTHAGPEIAVASTKAFLTQLVAVYLIALYIAQVRGTKWGDEVFAMVQLLERMPEKVEKVLETMEPVRELARSLAGERCVLFLGRHVGFPVALEGALKLKELAYMHAEGFAAGELKHGPIALIEEGLPVVVVVPPRARDVLHDKIVSNIQEIRARGARTIVIAEEGDASVEPYADTLISVPAVPTLLQPLVTTVPLQVFACELATAKGHDVDQPRNLAKSVTVE; this is encoded by the coding sequence ATGTGCGGAATCGTGGGTTACGTGGGCGGCCGGTCCGCCCTCGACGTGGTCGTCGACGGGCTGGCGCGGCTGGAGTACCGCGGCTACGACTCGGCCGGAGTGGCCGTGCTGGCCGACGGGAAGCTGGCGACGGCGAAGCGCGCGGGCAAGCTGGTGAACCTGCGCGGTGCCCTTGAGGAGGAGCCCCCGCCCGCCGGGACGCTCGGCATGGGGCACACCCGGTGGGCGACGCACGGCGCGCCGAACGACCGCAACGCCCACCCGCACGTCGACTGCACCGGCTCCGTCGCGGTGATCCACAACGGCATCATCGAGAACTTCGCGGAGCTGCGCGCGGAGCTGGAGGAGGCCGGGCACGGGCTCGGCTCCGACACCGACACCGAGGCCGTCGCCCACCTGCTGGAGGACGAGCTGAAGAGCGGCGGCGACCTCGCCGACGCCATGCGCCGCGTCTGCGGCCGGCTGGAGGGCGCGTTCACGCTGGTCGCGACGCACACCGGCTCGCCGGGCCTGGTCGTCGGGGCGCGCCGCAACTCCCCGCTCGTCGTCGGCGTCGGGGACGGTGAGAACTTCCTCGCCAGCGACGTGGCCGCGTTCATCGAGCACACCCGGGACGCGATCGAGCTGGGCCAGGACCAGATCGTCGAGCTGCGCGCCGAGGGCGTGACGGTCACCGACTTCGACGGGCGCCCCGCCGAGGTGAAGGAGTACCACGTCGACTGGGACGTGTCCGCCGCGGAAAAAGGCGGCTACGACTACTTCATGCTCAAGGAGATCGCCGAGCAGCCGCGCGCCGTCGCCGACACGCTGCTCGGCCGGATCGGCGCGGACGGGCGCCTGCACCTGGACGAGATGCGCATCCCGGACCAGGAGCTGCGCGAGGTCGACAAGATCATCATCGTGGCGTGCGGGACGTCCTACCACGCCGGTCTGATCGCCAAGTACGCGATCGAGCACTGGGCGGGGCTGCCCTGCGAGGTCGAGCTGGCCAGCGAGTTCCGCTACCGCGACCCGATCCTGTCCCCGACGACGCTGGTCATCGCGATCTCCCAGTCGGGCGAGACGATGGACGCGCTGATGGCCGTCCGGCACGCCCGCGAGCAGAAGGCCAAGCTGCTCGGCATCTGCAACGTCAACGGCTCCACGCTGCCCCGCGAGTGCGACGGCGTCCTCTACACGCACGCCGGGCCGGAGATCGCGGTCGCGTCCACCAAGGCGTTCCTCACCCAGCTCGTCGCCGTCTACCTCATCGCCCTCTACATCGCGCAGGTGCGCGGCACCAAGTGGGGCGACGAGGTCTTCGCCATGGTCCAGCTCCTCGAACGGATGCCGGAGAAGGTGGAGAAGGTCCTGGAGACCATGGAGCCGGTGCGGGAGCTGGCCCGCTCGCTGGCCGGCGAGCGGTGCGTGCTGTTCCTCGGCCGCCACGTCGGCTTCCCGGTCGCCCTGGAGGGCGCGCTCAAGCTCAAGGAGCTGGCGTACATGCACGCCGAGGGCTTCGCCGCCGGTGAGCTCAAGCACGGCCCGATCGCGCTGATCGAGGAGGGTCTGCCCGTCGTGGTCGTCGTGCCGCCGCGGGCGCGGGACGTCCTGCACGACAAGATCGTGTCGAACATCCAGGAGATCCGGGCCCGCGGCGCCCGGACGATCGTGATCGCCGAGGAGGGCGACGCGTCGGTCGAGCCGTACGCGGACACGCTGATCAGCGTCCCGGCCGTCCCGACGCTGCTGCAGCCGCTGGTCACGACCGTCCCGCTGCAGGTCTTCGCGTGCGAGCTGGCCACCGCCAAGGGCCACGACGTCGACCAGCCCCGCAACCTCGCCAAGTCCGTCACCGTCGAATAG
- the coaA gene encoding type I pantothenate kinase, protein MTSGWDSVPSPYVELSREAWRGLRENTPLPLTPGELDALRGLRDPIDITEVEEVYLPLSRLLNLFFLSDGRLRDTVSGFLGGEVRPTPFILGVAGSVAVGKSTTSRLLRTLLARWPEHPSVELVTTDSFLHPNSVLAERGIMDRKGFPESYDRRALVRFVSAIKSGAAEASIPVYSHLEYDIVPGAAQTVRRPDILIVEGLNVLQAPPPGTLGVSDFFDFSIYVDARVEDIRQWYIDRLFALRRTAFTDPRSYFHKYAHELDEDETAAFAQRVWRDVNEINLVSNILPTRARATLVLHKDKKHSVQRIRLRRI, encoded by the coding sequence ATGACGAGCGGATGGGACAGCGTGCCGAGCCCCTACGTGGAACTCTCCCGTGAGGCCTGGCGCGGCCTTCGCGAGAACACCCCGCTCCCGCTCACGCCCGGTGAGCTGGACGCCCTGCGCGGCCTGCGCGACCCGATCGACATCACCGAGGTCGAGGAGGTGTACCTGCCGCTGTCCCGGCTGCTCAACCTGTTCTTCCTGTCGGACGGGCGGCTGCGCGACACCGTCAGCGGCTTCCTCGGCGGCGAGGTGCGGCCCACGCCGTTCATCCTCGGTGTGGCGGGCAGCGTCGCGGTCGGCAAGTCCACGACGTCCCGGCTGCTGCGCACGCTCCTCGCGCGCTGGCCGGAGCACCCGAGCGTGGAACTGGTCACGACCGACAGCTTCCTGCACCCGAACTCCGTTCTGGCCGAGCGCGGGATCATGGACCGCAAGGGCTTCCCCGAGTCCTACGACCGCCGCGCCCTCGTCCGGTTCGTGTCGGCGATCAAGTCGGGCGCGGCGGAGGCGTCGATCCCCGTGTACTCGCACCTGGAGTACGACATCGTCCCGGGCGCCGCGCAGACCGTCCGGCGCCCCGACATCCTGATCGTCGAGGGCCTGAACGTGCTGCAGGCGCCCCCGCCCGGCACCCTGGGCGTGTCCGACTTCTTCGACTTCTCCATCTATGTGGATGCGCGGGTCGAGGACATCCGGCAGTGGTACATCGACCGGCTCTTCGCGCTGCGCCGCACCGCCTTCACCGACCCGCGCTCCTACTTCCACAAGTACGCCCACGAACTGGACGAGGACGAGACCGCCGCCTTCGCCCAGCGCGTCTGGCGCGACGTCAACGAGATCAACCTCGTCTCCAACATCCTCCCGACCCGAGCCCGCGCCACCCTCGTCCTCCACAAGGACAAAAAGCACAGCGTGCAAAGGATCCGACTGCGTCGGATCTGA
- a CDS encoding alkaline phosphatase PhoX — protein sequence MTVSRRQLLARTGAVGAGIAFTGAVEQLFAGSASAAPTGGHDGYGPLVPDPKGLLDLPRGFRYTVLSREGEPLRSGEGPVPSHCDGMAAFPGRRGRTWLVRNHENRPTAEHRVPAVEGVTYDPGGLGGCTALEVDAAGRVHTERVAIAGTAVNCAGGPTPWHTWLTCEETEDKAGTGNYTKDHGFIFEVDPYDQGRTVPEPLTAMGRFQHEAVAVDPRDGTVYETEDAFEKPFGLFYRFHPERPRGGFGSLRAGGRLEALCVPGVPDLSVVQEPGTVFDHVEWKKVPDPLAAQTPIRFQDFGSGGITHAQKLEGCYWGGDRVYFVSSFAKKKDGSQADHFGQVWSYEPRHRRLTLVIVFGPDTDVEKPGESPDNICLAPQGGLMVCEDGNGAQHVFGVSRRRTVYPMARNRQNIGTEDEPEWGEFAGVTFSPDERTMYVNVYTPGTTFAVTGPWSR from the coding sequence ATGACAGTTTCGCGCCGCCAGCTCCTCGCCAGGACGGGTGCGGTGGGGGCGGGGATCGCCTTCACCGGAGCCGTGGAGCAGTTGTTCGCCGGAAGCGCGTCCGCCGCCCCGACCGGCGGCCACGACGGGTACGGGCCCCTCGTGCCCGACCCGAAGGGGCTGCTGGACCTGCCGCGCGGCTTCCGCTACACCGTCCTGTCCCGCGAGGGGGAGCCGCTGCGCTCGGGAGAGGGCCCGGTACCGAGCCACTGCGACGGGATGGCGGCCTTCCCCGGGCGCCGTGGCCGCACGTGGCTCGTCCGCAACCACGAGAACCGGCCGACCGCCGAGCACCGGGTCCCGGCTGTCGAGGGCGTCACCTACGACCCGGGCGGCCTCGGCGGCTGCACCGCGCTGGAGGTCGACGCGGCCGGGCGCGTGCACACCGAGCGCGTCGCCATCGCCGGGACGGCCGTCAACTGCGCGGGCGGCCCCACCCCGTGGCACACCTGGCTGACCTGCGAGGAGACCGAGGACAAGGCCGGCACCGGGAACTACACCAAGGACCACGGGTTCATCTTCGAGGTCGACCCGTACGACCAGGGCCGCACCGTCCCCGAGCCCCTCACCGCGATGGGCCGGTTCCAGCACGAGGCGGTCGCCGTCGACCCGCGCGACGGGACCGTCTACGAGACCGAGGACGCCTTCGAGAAGCCGTTCGGGCTGTTCTACCGGTTCCACCCGGAGCGGCCGCGCGGCGGTTTCGGCAGCCTGCGGGCCGGCGGGCGGCTTGAGGCGCTGTGCGTTCCCGGCGTCCCGGACCTGTCGGTCGTGCAGGAGCCCGGCACCGTGTTCGACCACGTCGAGTGGAAGAAGGTGCCCGACCCGCTCGCGGCGCAGACGCCGATCCGCTTCCAGGACTTCGGGTCCGGCGGCATCACCCACGCCCAGAAGCTGGAGGGCTGCTACTGGGGCGGCGACCGCGTCTACTTCGTGTCGAGCTTCGCGAAGAAGAAGGACGGCTCCCAGGCCGACCACTTCGGGCAGGTGTGGTCCTACGAGCCGCGCCACCGCCGGCTCACCCTCGTCATCGTGTTCGGCCCGGACACCGACGTCGAGAAGCCCGGCGAGTCGCCCGACAACATCTGCCTGGCGCCGCAGGGCGGCCTCATGGTGTGCGAGGACGGCAACGGCGCCCAGCACGTCTTCGGCGTCTCCCGCCGCCGCACGGTCTACCCGATGGCCCGCAACCGCCAGAACATCGGCACCGAGGACGAGCCGGAGTGGGGCGAGTTCGCCGGAGTCACGTTCTCCCCCGACGAGCGCACGATGTACGTGAACGTCTACACCCCGGGCACCACGTTCGCCGTAACAGGCCCCTGGTCCCGCTGA
- a CDS encoding ABC transporter permease, whose translation MSAVTARGIGLVARQEIRTRLRTGRWKVLLAAWFLVVNGLGVLFRVSLEYGDTSTFGEPGVPMFGGVLLGVLVLTLLVTPALGGQSVNGDRERGTLATLQVTRLTPGEIALGKLAAAWGTGLVTLLLTLPSLLLPVAEGAIGAGRALVVLLVTALMIGVVCAVSQAWSAVVARSVTSILLSYLTVFGLLVGTPLLFTLAVPLTSEHVPGAYGGYEREHTERIWWLLAPNPVVALADAAPRLPERRIVVGDQVITRSASSDPLGQISRSVRGLRAGDDDHGPRRRDGAAVWPWGLAFDLALAGGAVAITASRLRTPLYRVPRGVRVA comes from the coding sequence GTGAGCGCCGTGACCGCGCGCGGAATCGGCCTGGTGGCCCGGCAGGAGATCAGGACACGGCTGCGGACCGGCCGCTGGAAGGTCCTCCTCGCGGCCTGGTTCCTGGTGGTCAACGGGCTCGGGGTGCTGTTCCGGGTGTCGCTGGAGTACGGCGACACCTCCACCTTCGGCGAGCCCGGCGTCCCGATGTTCGGCGGGGTCCTGCTCGGGGTGCTGGTGCTGACGCTGCTCGTCACCCCGGCGCTCGGCGGGCAGTCGGTCAACGGGGACCGGGAGCGCGGGACGCTCGCGACGCTGCAGGTCACCCGGCTCACGCCGGGCGAGATCGCGCTCGGCAAGCTCGCCGCGGCCTGGGGGACCGGCCTGGTCACCCTGCTCCTGACGCTGCCGAGCCTGCTGCTGCCGGTCGCCGAGGGCGCCATCGGCGCGGGGCGGGCCCTCGTCGTCCTCCTCGTGACGGCGCTGATGATCGGCGTCGTCTGCGCGGTCTCGCAGGCCTGGTCGGCGGTGGTGGCCCGCAGCGTCACCTCGATCCTGCTGTCGTACCTGACGGTGTTCGGCCTGCTCGTCGGGACGCCGCTGCTGTTCACGCTGGCGGTTCCGCTCACGTCCGAGCATGTGCCCGGAGCCTACGGCGGGTACGAGCGGGAGCACACCGAGCGGATCTGGTGGCTGCTGGCCCCGAACCCGGTCGTCGCGCTCGCCGACGCGGCGCCGCGCCTGCCCGAGCGCCGGATCGTCGTCGGCGACCAGGTGATCACCCGGTCGGCGTCGTCCGACCCGCTCGGGCAGATCAGCCGCAGCGTGCGGGGGCTCCGGGCTGGGGACGACGACCACGGGCCGCGGCGCCGGGACGGGGCGGCGGTATGGCCGTGGGGACTGGCCTTCGACCTGGCCCTCGCGGGAGGCGCGGTAGCGATCACGGCGTCCCGCCTGCGGACGCCTCTGTACCGGGTTCCCCGGGGCGTTCGCGTGGCGTGA
- a CDS encoding ABC transporter ATP-binding protein codes for MAGDGGLAIEARGVVRRFGPVEALRGLDITVPYGQVTALVGANGAGKTTLLLILATLLAPDAGTVRIGGHDALARPALARGALGWMPDTFGVYDQLTVDEYLGFFADAYGLPRQERPRRIRALLTLVHLEDHLGLPVHALSRGQKQRLGMARALVHRPRVLLLDEPASGLDPRSRIELRDLLRSLAADGVAVLVSSHILSELEEIADRVVLVDHGRTAGDHAMAEIAGASARVRWRIRSLDPEPLAAALDGEPDLRWERAADAAGGAEVGPLTEGEAAGLLARLVAAGVPVSGLAPAGSALESAYLAMTEDRR; via the coding sequence GTGGCAGGAGACGGCGGCCTCGCGATCGAGGCGCGCGGGGTGGTGCGGCGCTTCGGGCCGGTGGAGGCGCTGCGCGGCCTCGACATCACCGTCCCGTACGGGCAGGTCACGGCGCTCGTCGGGGCCAACGGGGCGGGCAAGACGACGCTCCTGCTCATCCTGGCGACCCTGCTCGCGCCCGACGCGGGCACGGTGCGGATCGGGGGGCACGACGCGCTGGCCCGCCCCGCGCTGGCCCGCGGAGCGCTCGGCTGGATGCCGGACACGTTCGGCGTGTACGACCAGCTCACGGTGGACGAGTACCTGGGGTTCTTCGCCGACGCCTACGGGCTGCCCAGGCAGGAGCGCCCGCGCCGCATCAGGGCGCTGCTCACCCTCGTCCACCTGGAGGACCACCTCGGGCTGCCCGTCCACGCCCTGTCGCGCGGGCAGAAGCAGCGCCTCGGGATGGCGCGGGCCCTCGTGCACCGGCCGCGCGTCCTGCTGCTGGACGAGCCCGCGTCCGGCCTCGATCCGCGCTCCCGCATCGAGTTGCGCGACCTGCTGCGCTCCCTCGCGGCCGACGGGGTCGCGGTGCTCGTGTCGAGCCACATCCTCAGCGAGCTGGAGGAGATCGCCGACAGGGTCGTCCTGGTCGACCACGGCCGGACGGCCGGGGACCACGCGATGGCGGAGATCGCCGGCGCGTCGGCCCGGGTCCGGTGGCGGATCCGCTCGCTCGACCCCGAGCCGTTGGCGGCGGCGCTGGACGGCGAGCCGGACCTGCGGTGGGAGCGGGCGGCCGACGCGGCGGGAGGCGCCGAGGTCGGGCCGCTGACCGAGGGCGAGGCGGCGGGGCTGCTGGCCAGGCTCGTCGCCGCGGGTGTGCCCGTCAGCGGCCTCGCGCCCGCCGGCAGCGCGCTCGAATCGGCCTACCTGGCGATGACCGAGGACCGCAGATGA
- a CDS encoding DUF4132 domain-containing protein, whose protein sequence is MTDIPGVEDAPISALPRLLVEPPWKRRPPASAEPVVLKGLKRPKTPTVESWPPGLRDGWSKTPHTFPKAYEPFPEEPDWKALAERFRSGEMLESPRGGDRRRGYYWLMMQGPDDLADELLADERYHDDWNSYVDVVPLKHFAARRGLAAHRLLLNAAKGHISCAAALVPFLDDATAQIMIGALGRVDDAARLWFTWHGAGAAPFVVPEALRKPGPKRTKAEQGLTLIAREHGSGCLADAARAYGEEAVAAIEALRTDPLDQYPDDLPEWNEETVGKLPRLLLRGRDRALPAEAVRHFVTMLLISTPEDPYPGCEQVIELCDPASLTEFALALSVHDRGSGLWASQGVQYALRRLGDATTAARLADRMVRWDNYYTWTFKGWTALGVLMAIDMPADDRLRHLDRIVRRGADPKHLRPRAQGLLNAAARERGLTSEQLADLLVPDLGLNAEGSMTLDYGTRRFVVGFDEQLKPFVADEDGKPRTTLPKPGVRDDETLAPLAYKRFADLKKEARAVAADQIKRLEKAMVAGRSWAPGEFRSVFAGHPLMRHIARRLVWSADGTAFRVAEDGTLADVHDDEYVLPQDARVTLPHPVLLGKDTAAAWASVFGDYEILQPFPQLGRPVHELEDGERDASRLARFEGVTAHFGKFMGMTSRGWELGDKETGGFRRQVNLITPDDRHVMVAFEPGIRVLDPEEFAEQKIERVMLMTGRYSGKAHPFGALDPVTASEMLAELARLTA, encoded by the coding sequence ATGACCGACATTCCCGGCGTCGAGGACGCCCCCATCAGCGCGCTGCCCCGCCTGCTCGTCGAACCGCCATGGAAGCGTCGGCCTCCCGCGAGTGCCGAACCGGTCGTTCTGAAGGGGTTGAAGCGGCCCAAGACGCCCACGGTGGAGTCCTGGCCGCCCGGGTTGCGGGACGGGTGGTCGAAGACCCCGCACACGTTCCCGAAGGCGTACGAGCCGTTCCCCGAGGAGCCGGACTGGAAGGCTCTGGCCGAGCGGTTCCGCAGTGGCGAGATGCTGGAGTCCCCGCGGGGCGGGGACCGGCGCCGCGGCTACTACTGGCTGATGATGCAGGGTCCTGACGACCTCGCCGACGAGCTTCTCGCCGACGAGCGCTACCACGACGACTGGAACAGCTACGTAGACGTGGTCCCGCTGAAGCACTTCGCCGCGCGTCGCGGCCTCGCCGCCCACCGGCTGCTGCTCAACGCGGCGAAGGGGCACATCTCCTGCGCGGCGGCGCTCGTCCCGTTCCTGGACGACGCCACCGCGCAGATCATGATCGGCGCGCTCGGCCGGGTCGACGATGCCGCGCGGCTCTGGTTCACCTGGCACGGCGCCGGCGCGGCCCCGTTCGTCGTTCCGGAAGCACTGCGCAAGCCCGGACCCAAGCGCACGAAGGCCGAGCAGGGCCTCACGCTGATCGCCCGCGAGCACGGCAGCGGCTGCCTCGCGGACGCGGCGCGAGCCTACGGGGAGGAGGCGGTCGCGGCGATAGAGGCGCTGCGCACCGACCCCCTGGACCAGTACCCCGACGACCTGCCGGAGTGGAACGAGGAGACCGTCGGCAAGCTTCCGCGGCTGCTGCTGCGCGGCCGCGACAGGGCGCTGCCGGCGGAGGCCGTCCGCCACTTCGTGACGATGCTGCTGATCTCCACTCCGGAGGACCCGTACCCGGGCTGTGAGCAGGTCATCGAGCTGTGCGACCCGGCCTCCCTGACCGAGTTCGCCCTCGCCCTCAGCGTCCACGACCGGGGCAGCGGCCTGTGGGCGTCGCAAGGCGTGCAGTACGCCCTCCGGCGCCTCGGCGACGCGACGACGGCCGCCCGGCTGGCCGACCGGATGGTGCGCTGGGACAACTACTACACCTGGACGTTCAAGGGGTGGACGGCGCTCGGCGTCCTCATGGCGATCGACATGCCCGCCGACGACAGGCTGCGCCACCTGGACCGCATCGTCCGGCGGGGCGCCGACCCCAAGCACCTGCGCCCCCGCGCGCAGGGCCTGCTGAACGCCGCCGCCCGGGAGCGCGGGCTGACCTCCGAGCAGCTGGCGGACCTGCTCGTCCCGGACCTCGGCCTGAACGCCGAGGGGTCGATGACGCTCGACTACGGCACGCGCCGCTTCGTCGTCGGCTTCGACGAGCAGCTCAAGCCCTTCGTGGCCGACGAGGACGGCAAGCCCCGCACGACGCTGCCGAAGCCGGGCGTCAGGGACGACGAGACGCTCGCGCCGCTCGCCTACAAGCGGTTCGCCGACCTCAAGAAGGAGGCCCGGGCGGTCGCCGCCGACCAGATCAAGCGGCTGGAGAAGGCCATGGTGGCCGGGCGCTCCTGGGCGCCCGGGGAGTTCCGCTCGGTCTTCGCGGGTCACCCGCTGATGCGCCACATCGCGCGCCGCCTGGTGTGGTCGGCGGACGGCACCGCGTTCCGGGTCGCCGAGGACGGCACGCTCGCCGACGTCCACGACGACGAGTACGTCCTCCCGCAGGACGCCCGCGTGACGCTCCCCCACCCGGTCCTGCTCGGGAAGGACACCGCGGCGGCCTGGGCGTCGGTCTTCGGCGACTACGAGATCCTCCAGCCGTTCCCGCAGCTCGGACGCCCCGTCCACGAGCTGGAGGACGGCGAGCGCGACGCCAGTCGGCTGGCCCGCTTCGAGGGGGTCACCGCCCATTTCGGCAAGTTCATGGGCATGACGTCCCGGGGCTGGGAGCTGGGCGACAAGGAGACCGGCGGGTTCCGCCGCCAGGTCAACCTGATCACCCCGGACGACCGGCACGTGATGGTCGCGTTCGAGCCCGGCATCCGCGTCCTGGACCCCGAGGAGTTCGCGGAGCAGAAGATCGAGCGCGTCATGCTGATGACGGGCCGCTACTCCGGGAAGGCGCATCCCTTCGGCGCGCTCGACCCGGTCACCGCGTCGGAGATGCTCGCCGAGCTGGCCCGCCTCACCGCCTGA
- a CDS encoding DUF397 domain-containing protein — MSPFATPVPQWRKSAHCGASNTCVEIATLVDSSRYIGARDAKHGTQSPVLSFSQAEWREFLKRAKKGDFDLGC, encoded by the coding sequence GTGTCCCCTTTCGCCACTCCTGTTCCACAATGGAGGAAGAGCGCCCACTGCGGGGCGAGCAATACCTGCGTCGAGATCGCCACACTGGTCGATTCATCCCGTTATATCGGGGCGCGAGACGCGAAGCACGGCACGCAGAGTCCGGTCCTGTCCTTCTCCCAGGCCGAATGGCGGGAATTTCTCAAACGAGCCAAGAAGGGTGATTTCGACCTGGGCTGCTGA
- a CDS encoding helix-turn-helix domain-containing protein: MSTSRGPSVRQRRLAAELRRLRERRGLTGDEVAERLAWSTAKVSRIENARTGAKIGDVRRLLDLYEIDGARHGDLIALAHDAAQRGWWEDYRDLPSPLADFIALESEATAAREWGSTVIPGLLQSESYARNVIGGWSDLATLPPQELERRLDVRMRRRELLDGPTPLELSAIIDEAVLRRRIGDHKVMREQLDHLYKMTERPNVTVQILPLDIAHSVLAESFILLEFSSVHDITFPDIVHTESLTISHFADEAVTYMYRLAYSSLSRQALDAAESRRRIAEVKEAW, translated from the coding sequence ATGAGCACTTCCCGAGGTCCCTCCGTCCGGCAGCGGCGGCTGGCCGCCGAGCTCCGGCGACTGCGCGAGCGCAGAGGTCTGACCGGAGACGAGGTCGCCGAACGGCTCGCCTGGTCCACAGCCAAGGTCAGCCGGATCGAGAACGCGCGGACCGGCGCGAAGATCGGCGATGTGCGGCGGCTGCTCGATCTGTACGAGATCGACGGCGCGCGGCACGGCGACCTGATCGCCCTGGCGCACGACGCCGCCCAGCGGGGCTGGTGGGAGGACTACCGCGACCTGCCGAGCCCGCTCGCGGATTTCATCGCGCTGGAGTCCGAGGCCACGGCGGCCAGGGAATGGGGCAGCACGGTCATTCCGGGGCTTCTCCAGTCGGAGAGCTACGCCCGAAATGTGATCGGCGGCTGGAGCGACCTGGCCACCCTGCCCCCGCAGGAACTCGAACGCCGGCTAGACGTGCGAATGCGGCGGCGCGAACTGCTGGACGGGCCCACCCCGCTGGAACTGTCGGCGATTATCGACGAGGCGGTTCTGCGGCGCCGCATCGGCGACCACAAGGTCATGCGCGAGCAGCTCGATCATCTGTACAAGATGACCGAGCGGCCGAACGTGACCGTACAGATCTTGCCCTTGGACATAGCACACTCGGTGTTGGCTGAATCGTTTATCCTTCTAGAATTCTCTTCGGTGCACGACATCACCTTTCCTGATATCGTTCACACGGAATCCCTGACGATCAGCCACTTCGCGGATGAAGCCGTCACCTATATGTACCGGCTCGCCTATTCGAGCCTGTCCCGGCAGGCGCTGGACGCCGCGGAATCGCGGCGGCGCATAGCCGAGGTCAAAGAGGCGTGGTGA
- a CDS encoding DUF397 domain-containing protein, whose product MSTGSAAAGQMQLSMQGAGMSFQGTPSARWRKSTRCASNGCVEVARRVEGTVSVRDTEDTATILSFRSDEWRRFTEDAKDGRFDHPLK is encoded by the coding sequence TTGAGCACCGGCAGCGCGGCCGCGGGCCAAATGCAACTTTCGATGCAGGGAGCCGGAATGAGTTTCCAGGGGACACCGTCCGCTCGATGGAGAAAGAGCACCCGATGCGCCAGCAACGGGTGCGTCGAGGTCGCACGGCGCGTCGAGGGCACCGTATCCGTACGCGACACCGAGGACACCGCGACGATCCTGTCGTTCCGGTCCGACGAATGGCGCAGGTTCACCGAGGACGCCAAAGACGGCCGTTTCGACCACCCGCTGAAATAG